In one Cervus elaphus chromosome 9, mCerEla1.1, whole genome shotgun sequence genomic region, the following are encoded:
- the LOC122699443 gene encoding zinc finger protein 709-like isoform X2 has translation MRENFRNVVSVEAKQEDHDIEDQDKNQERKLRNPKAERHSEKKDINSSEESFNLIPTPNVKRTRDIKPWECRACGKVFMYHSSLTRHMKCHIENRSGDRRKYREKVYKCKECGIAFIFPSALKTHERSHTGEKPYECKECGKAFTWHTTFRKHMGTHTGDLPYKCQKCEKAFIYPSHLRMHESTHKGHKPYKCTECGKTFESPETIEIHERIHRGEKPYECKQCGKAFKRLRSFQAHKRHHTGETPFVCKTCSKVLNTAWSLRNHERIHTGEKPYKCKECGKAFLLNVTLQKHMITHTGDGPYKCKECERVFIHPSSFKVHERSHTGEKPYQCDQCGKWYRYPSFLKIHRRTHS, from the exons ATGCGGGAAAACTTCAGGAATGTAGTCTCAGTAG AAGCAAAACAGGAAGACCATGACATTGAAGATCAGGACAAAAACCAGGAGAGAAAATTACG AAATCCCAAAGCAGAGAGACACTCTGAAAAGAAAGACATTAATTCCTCTGAAGAAAGCTTCAACCTTATTCCAACTCCCAATGTGAAGAGAACTCGTGATATAAAACCATGGGAATGCAGAGCATGTGGGAAAGTCTTCATGTATCATTCATCCCTTACTAGACACATGAAATGTCACATTGAAAACAGATCAGGAGATCGCCGAAAGTACCGTGAGAAGgtatataaatgtaaagaatgtggaataGCATTCATTTTCCCTAGTGCTCTGAAGACCCATGAAAGGAGTCACACAggggagaaaccctatgaatgtaaggaatgtggcaaagccttcacGTGGCACACAACTTTTCGAAAACACATGGGAACACACACTGGAGATTTACCTTACAAGTGTCAGAAATGTGAGAAAGCATTCATTTATCCCAGTCACCTACGAATGCATGAAAGCACTCATAAAGGACataaaccttataaatgtacagaatgtgggaAAACCTTTGAAAGTCCTGAAACTATTGAAATACATGAAAGGATTCACAGGggagagaaaccttatgaatgtaaGCAGTGTGGTAAAGCTTTCAAACGTTTGAGGTCCTTCCAGGCACACAAAAGACATCACACAGGAGAAACACCGTTTGTATGTAAAACATGCTCTAAAGTATTGAATACTGCCTGGTCGCTACGAAATCATGAAAGAATccacactggagaaaaaccatacaagtgtaaggaatgtgggaaagccttcttATTAAATGTAACCCTTCAGAAACACATGATAACACACACTGGGGAtggaccttataaatgtaaagaatgtgagAGAGTATTCATTCATCCCAGTTCTTTTAAAGTACATGAAAGGagtcacactggagagaaaccatatcaATGTGACCAGTGTGGTAAATGGTACCGGTatccatcatttttaaaaatacatcgaAGGACCCATAGTTGA